The stretch of DNA ACAGTTACATACAATCCGAACTCAGATGATTTTACGGTTGTGATGAGAGATGTGTCCAATGATTTGTTGTTACCCGCTCAAACATTTGATTTCGTCATCAACGCCACCGGTCATTATTCATATCCAAATATACCTCATTACGAAGGATTCGAAACTTTCCCTGGTAAAGCTACCATTGCttcaattatttcagttgTTTGAAGCGACACCTGCTTAAAGATGTTTCATTATCTTCCTGTTAGGTCGAATTCTACATACAGTTGAAATGCGTGATATGACACACTTTAAAGACCAAAACGTCCTTATTATCGGAGGCAGTCTCTCGGCAGATGACACTTCTCTGCAGTTGTACAAGCACGGAGcgaaaaatatcatcatttcctATCGTCATTACAAACAAGAACTGATagtacctgaaaatattactaCAAGACCTATTCTGACTAAAGTCGTCGGGAAGActgttcatttcaaagatggaaCAACCGCTGATGTAGGTGTATTGTCTAACTCTCTCGATGCGAGTTATAATGTATGATTCTGTCAATCTAAATGTATTCAATATAGACTAAATTCGTTTTATTATAGGTCGACACGATCATTCTAGCAACTGGGTACAAACACCACTACCCTTATATGGATAATgatctgaaattgaaaagcGCAAATCTGTTTTATCCTGATAATTTGTACAAAGGAACTTTGTGGATGAAAAGTGCCAATAATAGGCTGTTCTATATCGGCGCTCATGATCAGATGTATTCATTTACGATGTTCGACGCCCAAGCTTTGTGGGCTCTACGAGTTATAATTGGCGACGTCAAATTACCTTCACGCGAAGCCATGCAAGCGGACATTAAACATTGGCGAGATAGGTAAATTTTCGCTGCAATTTGAACGATTATTTGTTTGGATGAATATATGTTTTCCTTGATCTATTATATTGCAGAATGGAAGCGGAATTGTCACCGCCGAAGTGTACATTATTCAACATTCTCGAATTCCAAACAGAATACATACTCGACGTAGCAGATGAGGCTAAATACGGTTATAATCTGGACGGCAGGGGAATTATGTCAGAATATCTACATCATGTACTTGAAAACCCATTCACAGAGTCGAAAGACTTTCAGGCCCGTAGCAATGTAACTGGGAACATAGCACCTCCACATCACACTCATTTCTTACAAAACTTTGACCTATCGTTGCAATCATACCTCAATTCTAAATagcaaaacaaaataatatctAGAAATAGTTGGAGTTACTCTTCTTTTCAGTATCGATAAATTAGGTTATATCTAGAAGTAGATTACTGTTAGTGGATATTTTTAGTTTCTGTACGGTCGGtattattatttacaaatagatcagtttattatatttattgcgTTTCTCATATTTCATTAGTAATTATATAATGGATACTGCTTCTTGGTGAATGACGTAGAAACGGACACGAATTTATGCGGCTAAACAAAATATGACGTCGAGTTTAATAGTCAACTGGCGGCGATCGCAGTCTGATAAATCCTTAAACTATTACACTGGGCTAAAAAAAGATAATGTACATTCTgttaaaaaaaatagattaatACAATATATGGCAGTTTTACACAAAGATTTGACTCTCATTATCTGACCTATTCgcttaaaataaaacagatttCCTCGAAGCTTGGTTCACGCATTTTTCGGTGTAGGTAGTGCTAttcttttgaaattgatataaatcAACTTTGAGTCAACATATTTTTGACCTTTTCTACGCCTGTTTCATGCGACACATATAGTAGCAGTGACTCGCGTTCGTCCAGTATACACAGTGGATCTTCTCTGATCATTTTCAAACGGTAAGAGGATTGCAGAGCGCATACATGTACTTAGATTATTCAGTAGAAAAAGGGGGAAAAATTaaaaggattttattttactaTTCGAGAGTTTTTCACATAAAAAATcttagataataaaaagggTGAACATTggatttaattcaaattaaaagaaaaacgtAGAAATATAACTTGTTGCTAATAATTAAacgaatgaaaattgaaacgataatatcaagacaataaaaaatatgatgaaaacgCGACAGAAGACTAAAAAACCcttttgttttatattatgtatttggTAGAATTCAGTGGAAGTTTGAATCGTGCTCCGAATATTGAAAAAGGGCCTTGATTTGGTGTGCAGTGAATGCGATATAATCAATTAACCTACATAAGCTTGTTCTTATAAgttttgattctatttaaaGTGTAAGTTTAGGTTTATTGAGACTTGAACTGAAACAGTACAAGGAATGTAGCTTGTATCAAGGCCTAGGCCACCGATAATGGGGTACCGgcacacaccagatggcgtcaTTTCAATCAGTTATACGTACTGACAATTTAtctcattttcgattaatttTGAACTGGTCTTTAAAGCTCCCAAATAGCCGTCAAACAAGTCATCAAATAGATATAAGATTGATGTTCCGAAAGAGTGTCTGGTATAGTTTTACTGGAAATTGATTTCGGTATGGTCGATAACTTTTCTGATGAAAGCAACATATTATTGTGTTAGCCGAAACATGTCGACATTATTTTTTTATGTATGTAAATATAACAGAAAAAGGGTCTAAAATGTTCGCCTGGGCGTTTGTTTTAATTATTGACACTCAAGACTTTTTCATTACCGGAAATTAAGGTTGATTCGaacttaaaaattgaaatgtagaagcaATTGAAGCGCAGTAAACGAGTAACCACTAGCGAGCCTGGCGGATCATCGCCTGCCATATACggggaatcctcgattgccacagtagcggtgCCGGTATTCCATTAATACAGCAATTCGTGCTTCAATCCATTGCGTGTTCGTCAAAGGGTTCTTTTGAATCGTATGTTTCCATCCTATAGAGACAGTCGTATTACAGTAATATGAGCTCCTCGAAGAAACGAGTTTGCGTCATCGGCGCTGGACCTTCTGGAATGAGTTTTCTTTGCCATTTGGAGAAACTTCGTCTTGAAGGAGTCGATGTACCCGATGTAGTTTGCATTGAGAAACAAAGTAACTGGGGTGGATTGTGGAACACTACCACTTGGAGAACAGGTCGGTGAATTATCTTTTCGATATCCTTCATTGGTCGAATGAATCCCTCATCAGGAGATACCGTTCTACAATATCGTGCCATCACCTTCCTTAAACCATAACTTTAATTCAAACATTATTGATTGACAAATCCTAGTTCACAATGTTGAAAATCATGAGCGGTATAGCGAACCTCTTCAAATGTTTTGCATAAGATTTGACATGATTGAACTAGTGTAAAATCAAACCattgaatatatgaaataaaccATATAATATACAACTGgcatttaatgaatgattgacTCTAGTGTTAAATCCATgattaaatgaaatgtttgactcaaaataaaaaatgtctgtatattttcatcataatttcCGACCAGTAGATCGACCACCTGATTATGCAATTGAGAATCAACAAATTCCCCTGTATCTGTATCATGTTTAAACTAATTCAGGTCTCGATGAGAACGGTGAAAGTGTTCAGAGTCCGATGTACAAACAGCTTATAACAAACAGCCCGAAAGAACTTTCGTGTGAATTCCACGATTATTCATTTGAAGAACATTTCGGTAAACCAGTTCCATCATTCGTGCCCAGGGAATTAATGTTCGACTATTTGAACGGTAAGAAACCGGTTGCTTTACAATCTTACTATACCTGTGTCAGTTGATTGACTTCTGGGTGAAcgtgaatatgtctataataTTGTATGTTTAATAATTGTAGGTCGATGGAGCATGAAAAACGTGCGTCGtttcatcaaatttgaaaCGGTAGCTCACACGGTTACATACAATCCGAACTCAGATGATTTTACGGTTGTGATGAGAGATGTGTCCAATGATTTATTGTTACCCGCTCAAACATTTGACTTCGTCATCAACGCCACCGGTCATTTTTCATATCCAAATATACCTCATTACGAAGGATTCGAAACTTTCCCTGGTAAGCCTACCATTGTTTGTTTGCTTTAATCATTTCAGTTGTTTGAAGCGACACCTGCTAAAAGATGTTTCATTATCTTCCTATTAGGTCGAATTCTGCATACAGTTGAAATGCGTGATATGACACACTTTAAAGACCAAAACGTCCTTATTATCGGAGGCAATCTCTCAGCAGATGACACTTCACTGCAGTTGTACAAGTACGGAGcgaaaaatatcatcatttcctATCGTCATTACAAACAAGAACTGATagtacctgaaaatattactaCAAAACCTATTCTGACTAAAGTCGTCGGGAAAActgttcatttcaaagatggaaCAACCGCTGATGTAGGTGTAATGTATAGCTTTCTCGATATGAGTTATGATTCTGCCaatttaaaattcaattttagctaaattcattttcttattAGGTCGAAACGATTATTCTAGCAACTGGGTACAAACACCATTACCCTTTTATGGATAATGATCTCAAATTGAAAAGCGCGAATCTGTTTTATCCTGATAATTTGTACAAGGGTATTTTGTGGATGAAAAGTGCCAACAATAGGCTGTTCTATATCGGCGCTCAAGATCTGATGTACTCATTTACGATGTTCGACGCCCAAGCTTTGTGGGCTCTTCGAGTTATCATTGGTGACGTCAAATTACCTTCACGCGAAGCCATGCAAGCGGATATTAAACATTGGCGAGATAGGTAAATTCTCGGTCCTTCTTTCAAAAAGATTTGAAAGATTactttttgataattctcTTCTGCCTTGGTCTAATATATTGCAGAATGGAAGCGGAGTTGACACCGCCGAAGTGTACATTTTACAGCGTCCTTGAATTCCAAACGGAATATATACTCGACGTAGCAGATGAAGCTAAATACGGCTATGATCTGGACGGCAGGGGAATCATGCTGAAATATCTACCTCATATACTTGAAAAGTCATACACGGGCTCGAAAGACTTCCAGGCCCGTAGCAATGTAACTGGGAAAATAGCACCTCCACATCACACTCATTTTTTACAGAACTTCGATCTATCGTTGCAATCATACCTCCAttctaaataataataattcgttttatttacgaatcaaattacaattagtacaaaatattgtaaaatagcaAAGAATATTAATAAAGATACATAGTCGGAGTCACCTTTCATCTCAGTATGGATAAATTCTTTATCATTTAGGAATAGATGACGGGTTTTGTGGctatttttattactgtatgatggtgtgttttattgtttagatggaataaatacaaatatataatcGATTTTTATTGAGTTGTATTCATTGCTGATTTCATCAGTTGTAATATACTGGATGCTGCTCTTGGTGAATGACGTAGAAACGGACACGAATTTATACGGCTAAACGAAATATGACGTCGAGTTTAATAGTGTCAACTGGCGGCGATCGCAGTCTGATAAATCCTTAAACTATTAGCCTAAGTAGGATTTAATCCAGTTCATGAATACATAATTAAATACTTATGCATCAGTGACCTCTCGGCAATTTGGTATTACGGGTCTGGAAACGTATAGGTCATATAAAGAGTAAGTATATGCTAGGcatattatgataatatatgCAATGTTTTGAAGGCGCTTGAACGAATGTTCGCACTTTGTCAATAGTATTCAATATACCATTTGAGGACCGAGGGAGTCATCATCTTGGAGAAAGTTTTATAGCAAAACCTGTTCAGAAAAAGGTATCAAATCAACTGCGGTTCTCACAATAGTACtataattataactattttATTCTATATGATTTACGCAACTTCTAGGCCTATTGGTTAATTATTCTTATAACGAATAGGCAAAATGGATAAATTGATGCGGGAAACACTAATGCCAAAAGACGAGGTAAAACAGTGGTCCAAAGATATTCGACAACGTCAAAAAGCGCTTGTCAAGGCAGAAAAACGACTAGTTAAACGAAGGTAACTAAACGACACTCCGCATGTATTGAGAGAATAACGGTTGATTGAATGCTTGATAATTGTTTCTCTTTATAAGGACGCAGTTTGCCGAGAAAAGGGCCGAATTGCGAAAACGCCAGGAGGCGATTCTAAATTGCCGAGGCGCGCTCATTCACAACGTGAATTCCAAGGGAAACGGCGCTTCGAGTGAAATCGTTTCCAAGACATCAACTACCACGGCTGAATTTCCAACCGTAAGCGCGAATAGCACGAGAAGCGAAAACCTGTCATCCTCTCATTATTCGGATAACAGTATCACTGCAGGAATAGACCAAACACACTCTTTATCTGCAAGTTCATCCAGCCAGGACTCCAGAAAAGATTCTCGACGTGAAAGCAGTTCAGACGCATCGATTACAAAATGCCGTAGTGCCGATGAAGGTATTGTACTCGTGACGGCTACGATTGAACTTGGCGAAGAACTTCTGCCGCCGGTAAAACCGATGACAGCGCATTTCGATACGGAATGCGTTACTTACGCGCTACCACTTGCGGCCACGATAGAACAGGGCGTCGAAATCATCGGTCCCGTTTCGCGAGCACCGAATACCGATGATGTAGACGGCATAGAACAGAACGATACGGACAAAAATCACCCGGCAATTGCCGATCCCGATCGTACGGCCGAGGAATATGGTTCAGATATGTTGAAAATTGACAATGTCGATGGTGGCGATACAGGTCAGATCGATGGTAAAATAAGTGGCCAGCTGGTTGACTCAACTGGTTCCGATAATGAAATCGAATCAGTTGAAAAACAGTGAAATAacagatatccgtctaatatCAAAACTGTAACATGTTTAATCGAAATATTCTTTCTTAATAAAAAAAAGCAACGATTATTGTCTGACTAATGAATACGAAGTATTCGGCTAGAAGTTGTATTCGAAATTGTTATACACGAGGCTTTGAAATACATTTACAATATTCAATAGTCAATTCTTGACTATCATATCTATAGTCATATCTAGTTGGTTGATGTACAAATCTAGGCAACGATTGAATCATATGTTTGAATCCGAATCTGACGTCATATCCCAAAGGCCAGCCGATACATTCCTCGATGCAACAAGGCAATTAAACTAATGAGCGgttaacattttgaaaaaacgaTCCACGAGTGCGTCACAAGTGAAAACATAACCACTACATCTATTCGGACTATGAGAAAGCGATGAGCAAGTCTACCATGTTTGAACAACAGAAGTGAGCACTTTCAGTGAACACGGGGTAAGTCTTTAGAATTTTTATCTTTGATCTCATTACACCAAATTGTTACCCGAGTTTTATAGGGGTATTTGCCCGACTTTTATTGCAGTATTTGCCCGGTTGGTAGGTCGAGTAGATTTGTTCGGAATCTGTAGGCCTTCTCAAACACAATAACGGCCGAGTCCTTCATTCGATCTTAAAGGTTTCAAACCCCATTCGAAGATCATCCTCGAAGAGGTTTTAGTAGATGGAAAATTATGGATATACTTAAAAACAGTATACCTTTGTAACCATGGGAATGTAGAGGGTTTTGGGGAAAATCACATAAATATCGAGAAATAACTATTAGGTTTCTTTTCATTCGAGTTTCTCTACTTTTATCTTAATCGActtttatgaaaaattcaaatacaatatTCTTCAATTCCATAagatagaaatgaaatgatggAATGTTAATGGCCAATTAGTATACATATTTGTTTAAAGTGCAGCTGTTTCCAAATTTGAATATCTGTtctgaattgatttttttaacgACACCATTTTATTTTGCatagaaattttcaatttcaaatttcatttcttttttctagTAATGGAATCGGACCGTACCGCTATCACCACCGAATCGGTGTCTTCGCGAAAGAGTTTGTCTTACTCAAATAAAGGCTACCAGGACAACCTGTACGATGATTCGATCAACCGACGCGGCACCGCTGAGCCGGTCATCATCAAACCAGCTTCGTACGGCAAACCATCACCAGCCACACGTCAATGCCGGCCCAACATCAACTCAAGGGCCTTCAGCGCCTTGGGCATCATTTCTATATTGATCGCTGTCATCCTTTTCATCATCGCCGTCACAGAAATCGGCATGCGCGTACCAAACATGTTCTTGTACGGGTTTTGGGGCAGCGTTTTCTTCTTGGTGGCCGGCATTCTGGCGCTGTGCGTGGCTAGATACCGTAACGACGCTACGCTCATCGCTTGTCTGGTTTTCAGCATCGTGTCCGCCATATTAGCCTTCATAGCAGGCTGTATGGCCGGACTGGCGACGGCTGCATTCGGCGAACTGACAGCCGTCTGCTCACAAGCAACCGGGGCCGCGGCCGCTCAGTACTCTATCAACTGCGGAACTATGTTTCGAAGTGTTAAACCCATCATGATGTTTGCTTTGTTCTGCGTAGATATAGTCTGCATAGTTGTCGAATTTGTGGCGATGGTCGTCCTCAGCACCCTATCGGCCAGTGGGGCGTGCAGACCTCGACGAAGGCGTTAAACAATTCGGGTTTTTTTTAGATACCAGCACACACAAACTATTTCACGGACATGACCGCTTCTTATACTTAGCAGACACGGAACTGTAGAGAaatcaaatatatgaatatcaaaCTTTTCTATTCTTAAGTGTTAAACGTGATGTATATAAAACGCTTTGCTGCTCGGAGTTTTTGTGTCTTTTCctttattttacattttgaaaaaaatcattgtgtCTTTATACTCACGAGTATAATGTATTATGTCGAGTGACAAATTGAATGCACATCGGTGGCTTATGGCGAATTTGTCCAACCAATTGCAACGGGCCTGAATGGTTTGGACTATCCGTTATTTGAcgttcattttatttcatattatatttgaagtcaataattgaattatttactGTGTATGAAATATCTATGTAATTAATATCTTCAATGTCGAATTAAAACTTATCAAAAAATAAGTATAAACCATTCATCATGAGATGAATATGGACGAATCAATGTTTCAAgtatatattctattttcattattctgTGCTACTATATGATTCAACCAATGAAGCTTCGTTTTTGTTCAATGTTCTATGGATTGTTTGTGTTATAACGAAAATGACTGAATTGTACATGAACGAAAACTATCTACGGATTCAAAAACAATAcataagatatatatatatataaatgctACAAGACTGAAATTGTTTATTCTTTTCTCAATGGATAAAGGCTCGCATCATTTTCTGCACTGGGTGAACTTCGAAATGGAAACATAATTAGCAAGATATACATTTTCGGAACCATCTGCCGTTTCTGCTTCACTTGACTCAATTATGAAGTTGACGCTAAACAAAATGACGCGTATCATTTTGTTCAGCGGTGTCTTGTGAAAAGGAAGATtgattggattaaaataatctaatgcaacaataattttgaaagtaACGTTTTTGACGTAATACAATTCGAATATAATACATCCTctatatcaaatttcatagCACGActtttatttcatgtatactATAGGTTAAGTACAATATCAATTACatacataaattcaatgattGCATATCGCATTTTTGTTTCATGCAGGctcaatattattatcgttCAGATTTCCATCAGAAAAGTACCCGTTTCTAGTTCTAAGACGAGTCTTTAGGTGACACGGAGTAACAGCAGAAGCAGCACAAACTCGCTTGAATCGTCACCACGATTCCCGATATGAAATAGATCGCAGCCTGCGCTATGCTGATCAGATACAGATCTCTGGAATTTTGTACGTTCAAACCGGTTAACAGGGTTGAATCGGGAGGTATAGGTACGTCGGGATTCAGAAACTCGGCGATACCGGCCGCGAAGAAAAATGCCATGCAATCGACGACCATAGCGAACGCTGAAACGAACATGCACAACATGATGAAACAGCGAGCACGAGTTCGAAACGATTTGATGCCGCAAAATCCGGCCACGAAATGCCCGAACGCGGCCCAAAAACCCGTATAGAATAATCCTTCGGCGTATAAAGTAATCGATAGCGTTCCGATAGCGGCCGAGAGAACTCCGAATATGATTTGCGCGATGCCAGTCGCTAGTAGGAAATGTGCGCGAACCCTCAAAACTCTGATTCTCGGCGGCGCGTCGTCGTAATAAGTCGTCGGCGGTAAAGTGGTAACGATCGTCGAAGCCGATGTCGACGGTAACGACGAAGCGACCGCCACGGATTtcttgctgctgctgatgtcGTCGGTTTCATTCTCGCTGGAAAAGCCCTGGTTCACATGGGCCATCTGGAAGCGCTGAAATGGAATGAAGTGACCGATATATTAACCGTATAATGACGCGCTGATAAATTTGCGATATGTATATAGTGCGCGAGTTGCCATTTGTAAATGATATCCGGGGTGATGCATTTAGAGCAGGaatatgaaatagaatcataAAATTCCCGAAACATACATAATTCATAACAAAAGTGTCATAAAGACCGTCGCTATATTCTCATAAAATAACAAAATGGTttgttttaggatttttatTCCAAATGCCACAGAATACGAATGAAATAGAATCTACTCACATGAAACACGAAAAACGACGGTTCCAGTCGACCACGCGTATTGTAGTAGAGCCGGGCGGCGATTTTTCAGTTTATACCGAGCGGATTCCGATCGTGCGCAGCAGCGCAGTGGTATCAAATTGGAAGCGAAACGATAACGAATTAAACCCGATACAGCGCGGGAATATCGCGTGCGTAACGTGAACGTATGCGACGCCGCATTCTGCCTATGCGTGACACCTGTTCACGTCAACGATGTGCACAGGATGATTATATCATCATCGCTAAAAAAACGATGGCGTTTATACGTGTCCATATATAATTCGAAAAACCGTTAATTATTTAAAATCGAGACGAACCGCCATCGTCGTCGTAGTCGCCGTCGTATTCTGGACTCCTAGTTTAACGACCCGGTGTGACTACCTGTCAGCGCAATGACCCGGCCACACGTTAGTCATAGTACACCACCGcgccacaaaaaaaaaacttacagTGATGATGTAAATTATCGCAGTATTGAAAGTCATCTAACAATCGTCGAAAACTGATAACTCCTATTCTCTCCATTCCTCTGCACGCTCTAATATCCTATGTACATATTTCGCCTCTACAAAGTTTTCCGCAAATAAACAGGTTGTCGCTTGTCTCTCCGTACGAAGACCccgatttgaaattatttgtcAGATTGTCCGACGATTAAATGGGCTCAACGACGGCGTTGGCGCTTCTCCAAATACTTACTATtcgatatgatatgatatgcaAAGCGAGACACatttatatagaaaataaaaagataatttttcagtttctatttcatttcatgattCAAACGTCATTCGTACTGCATGGCCCATGTAACGCGCCCGCCCTCATAACTAGTTGTACAGCTGATAAAACCGCTAAAGCCCAGTCTtatggggccggttccatagtggTGGCTTTATGTCCATAAGGCGGTCTTaaacttaagactggtcttactTTGTCGGATTGTTTCAAGAACTAAGATTCGATTCagttcaatatttatttcacgaAAAAGCAGAACAATAAAATCAGAGGAAAGCTAAGCAATtttaaaga from Tubulanus polymorphus chromosome 11, tnTubPoly1.2, whole genome shotgun sequence encodes:
- the LOC141913174 gene encoding trimethylamine monooxygenase-like yields the protein MSSSKKRVCVIGAGPSGMSFLCHLEKLRLEGVDVPDVVCIEKQSLDENGENVHSPMYKQLITNSPKELSVEFRDYSFEEHFGKPVPSLVPRELIFDYLNVRWNMKNVRRFIKFETVVHTVTYNPNSDDFTVVMRDVSNDLLLPAQTFDFVINATGHYSYPNIPHYEGFETFPGRILHTVEMRDMTHFKDQNVLIIGGSLSADDTSLQLYKHGAKNIIISYRHYKQELIVPENITTRPILTKVVGKTVHFKDGTTADVDTIILATGYKHHYPYMDNDLKLKSANLFYPDNLYKGTLWMKSANNRLFYIGAHDQMYSFTMFDAQALWALRVIIGDVKLPSREAMQADIKHWRDRMEAELSPPKCTLFNILEFQTEYILDVADEAKYGYNLDGRGIMSEYLHHVLENPFTESKDFQARSNVTGNIAPPHHTHFLQNFDLSLQSYLNSK
- the LOC141913321 gene encoding trimethylamine monooxygenase-like, whose protein sequence is MTHFKDQNVLIIGGNLSADDTSLQLYKYGAKNIIISYRHYKQELIVPENITTKPILTKVVGKTVHFKDGTTADVETIILATGYKHHYPFMDNDLKLKSANLFYPDNLYKGILWMKSANNRLFYIGAQDLMYSFTMFDAQALWALRVIIGDVKLPSREAMQADIKHWRDRMEAELTPPKCTFYSVLEFQTEYILDVADEAKYGYDLDGRGIMLKYLPHILEKSYTGSKDFQARSNVTGKIAPPHHTHFLQNFDLSLQSYLHSK